The Aeromicrobium phoceense genome includes the window TCTCCACGATCTTCCTGCGCTCCTGGACGCTGCCGGCGCTGGGCCTGGGCCTGTGGTTCCTGACGTCGTTGCTGATCGGTGCCGCGTGGCCCGCGATCATGCAGCAGTTCCAGGTCAAACCGTCCGAGCCCGACCGCGAGGGTCCGTACCTGGAGAAGAACATCGAGGGCACCCGCGAGGGGTTCAACGTCGCCGACGTCCAGACGCAGGACTACTCGGCCAAGACCGAGCTGACCCCGCAGGAGCTGAACGCCTCGGCCGAGGCGCGCGTCAGCACCCGTCTGCTCGACCCGACCCTCATCTCCCCGGCGTTCCAGCAGCTGCAGCAGGTGCGCGGCTACTACACGGTGCAGAGCACGCTCGACGTCGACCGCTACGCGATCGGCGACGACCCGCAGCCGCAGGACGTCATCATCGCGGCGCGCGAGGTCGACCTCGACGGCCTGCAGGCCTCGCAGCGCACCTGGTCGAACGACCACACCGTCTACACGCACGGCTACGGCGTCATCGCGGCCTACGGCAACAAGCGCGGCTCGCAGGGCGAGCCGGTGTGGGTCGCGAAGGACATCCCGCCCACCGGCGAGCTGGAGTTCGAGGACGCGCCGCGCATCTACTTCGGCGAGAAGTCGCCGTCGTACTCGATCGTGGGCCGTCCCGACGACGCGAACCCCATCGAGGTCGACACGCCCCGTGGCGGCGGTACAGCCGAGGAGGAGGCCGGCGACGGCGACTCCACGGCCAACACGTACGACGGCAAGGGCGGCGTCGAGATGGGCTCCCTGTTCAACCAGGTGCTCTACGCCTTCAAGTTCGCCGAGCCGAACATCGTGCTGTCGGACCGCGTCAACAGCAACTCCAAGATCATCTACGACCGTCACCCGCGCGACCGCGTCCGCAAGGTGGCGCCGTGGCTGACGCTCGACGGCGACACGTACCCCGCGGTCGTCGACGGCAAGGTCGTCTGGATCGTCGACGGCTACACGACGAGCAACTCCTACCCGTACTCGGAGTCGCGCTCGCTGGCCGAGGCCACGAGCGACACGCTGACCGACGGCGCCAGCCAGATCGCGCTGCCGACCGACCAGGTCAACTACATGCGCAACTCGGTCAAGGCCGTGGTCGACGCCTACGACGGCACGGTGAAGCTCTACGAGTGGGACACCGAGGACCCGATCCTGAAGACGTGGTCAAAGGTCTTCCCCGGCGTGGTCGAGCCGAAGTCCGAGATCAGCGAGTCGCTGCTGCAGCACCTGCGCTACCCGGTGGACCTGTTCAAAGTGCAGCGCGACGTGCTCAGCCGCTACCACGTGACCAACGCCCAGACGTTCTACGAGGACGGCGAGCGCTGGAAGATCCCCGAGGATCCCTCGGCCGCCGGCAGCACGAAGCAGCCGCCGTACTACCTCTCGATGAGCCGTCCCGGTGAGGAGAACTCGCGGTTCAGCCTCACGAGCGTCTACCTGCCGAACAACCGCCAGAACCTGGCGTCGTTCATGAGCGTGAACTCCGAGGCGTCCGACAGCGAGAACTACGGCAAGTTGCAGATCTTGGAGCTGCCCAGCGACACGCGGGTCGGTGGTCCGAACCAGATCGCGGCCCAGTTCGAGTCCGATGCCGGCGTGCGTGCTGCGCTGCTGCAGTACGAGCAGTCGCAGAACACGCGGATCCTGCGCGGCAACCTGCTGACCCTGCCGGTCGGGGGCGCGATGCTCTACGTACAGCCGATCTACATCCAGCGCGTGGGCGAGGGCTCCTACCCGGTGCTGCAGCTGATCACCGCCACCTTCGGTGAAGGTGTCGGCGTCGGCCAGACCCTCGACGAGGCGCTGCGTGCGGCGCTAGGCCTGGAGCAGAACGGCACACCCGAGCCGGAGGAGCCGGCACCCGAGGGTGAGCCCGGCGGCGAAGCGGGCGAGGCCAAGACGGCCGAGGAGTACCTGGCCGACGCGTCGCGCTACTACGACCAGGCGCAGGCCGCGCTGGAGGACGGCGACCTCGCCACCTACCAGGCTCGGATCGACTCGATGGCCAACGCGCTCGAGGCCGCGCAGCGACTCCTCGGCTAGTGGTCGCCGGCGCCCCCGCCGTCAGTCGGTGGGGGAGTCGGTGACATCGGCCACGGTGGCGTCCAGCGCGGCGATCACGTCGGCGGACTCCACCGTGACGGCCACGCCGTGGGCGCCCGCGCCCAGCGAGATCGTGCCCTCCACCGCGGCATCGGCGATGACCGGCCAGGCGTGGCTCGAGCCGAACGGCGTGATCGTGCCACGCTCGTAGCCGGTGGCCGCGAACGCGTCCTCGGCCGGCGGCATCGACAGTCGCGAGACCCC containing:
- a CDS encoding aminoacyl-tRNA deacylase, which translates into the protein MSEERAIAALDAAGVRHTVTRHGQVGSLAEAAAARGVDPDRIVKTLVVRRSGDEYLFVLVPGDRQISWPKLRAVLGVSRLSMPPAEDAFAATGYERGTITPFGSSHAWPVIADAAVEGTISLGAGAHGVAVTVESADVIAALDATVADVTDSPTD
- a CDS encoding UPF0182 family protein, whose product is MLIPTIVTLAALLVLGSLFVSLWTERLWYASVDFQGVFTKVLLTRGVLFVGFALFGALVIGANIWLAHRNRPNPLGLRRDDPAARYRLAITPIAKWALLAVAGFVGFFSGIIGSSRWETFQLWRNGEAFGTKDAHFGKDVGFYVFDMPWLQFIVSFVFALLLITAIAVVFVHYVFGGVRLGTKGPNFSRAAQVQVAVLIGLAMLVRAAKYWLDRYAMAYDSSGLFDGIKHTGANAEIPAKNILMIVAILCALMFFSTIFLRSWTLPALGLGLWFLTSLLIGAAWPAIMQQFQVKPSEPDREGPYLEKNIEGTREGFNVADVQTQDYSAKTELTPQELNASAEARVSTRLLDPTLISPAFQQLQQVRGYYTVQSTLDVDRYAIGDDPQPQDVIIAAREVDLDGLQASQRTWSNDHTVYTHGYGVIAAYGNKRGSQGEPVWVAKDIPPTGELEFEDAPRIYFGEKSPSYSIVGRPDDANPIEVDTPRGGGTAEEEAGDGDSTANTYDGKGGVEMGSLFNQVLYAFKFAEPNIVLSDRVNSNSKIIYDRHPRDRVRKVAPWLTLDGDTYPAVVDGKVVWIVDGYTTSNSYPYSESRSLAEATSDTLTDGASQIALPTDQVNYMRNSVKAVVDAYDGTVKLYEWDTEDPILKTWSKVFPGVVEPKSEISESLLQHLRYPVDLFKVQRDVLSRYHVTNAQTFYEDGERWKIPEDPSAAGSTKQPPYYLSMSRPGEENSRFSLTSVYLPNNRQNLASFMSVNSEASDSENYGKLQILELPSDTRVGGPNQIAAQFESDAGVRAALLQYEQSQNTRILRGNLLTLPVGGAMLYVQPIYIQRVGEGSYPVLQLITATFGEGVGVGQTLDEALRAALGLEQNGTPEPEEPAPEGEPGGEAGEAKTAEEYLADASRYYDQAQAALEDGDLATYQARIDSMANALEAAQRLLG